In a single window of the Oscarella lobularis chromosome 2, ooOscLobu1.1, whole genome shotgun sequence genome:
- the LOC136200346 gene encoding glutamate receptor ionotropic, kainate 2-like translates to MTVSAAALLLFPVLFSSQSSASALKSTPVIHIVTDNEDSVFLSHLDLILERIQGSFPIQTTRSHKDCSVPNDSALSLHFTTTCLPSGYTSLPVLSVASGERRWLVGMGNLGVGQIRAAFALASHSRWKRLELWTDDDDVIPLFLRLASDSSSGSTIRHLRTLNETKRSLPNTYDAEAIIVHCLSSSCFKTFQMMCSAWSDANVKWIYTEDVTRLLASKKQFRFPVYSFGLERVFPQHDWLTQQKNISDACGCLLSRCPADFTQWTAATQADVYDSILFLNRLADYRTSSLSTRVIRKIAEEVSPLAAGGSIELNNDLKGRLYNNYNVIDLADQFLSKVGIHGEKGFSSTKERSKRAAFNFPNCTAVKGPPYHFRIGTIEEPPLLFYNKNGSFTGLIVDLLDKLGDAMGFTYELVVASDGKYGTFTEHADGSPTTANGLVSDVANCRVDIGAAAMAITADREKYIEFTKPWMDYGLTLLGPNPRPVDPGLLSFSDPFTPETWLAIVGLLLVVSVLLPILQYVAPKELQNEDEETHILPSFLDKLYNSFWFFFTTAMQQGPDGAFFLPGKLLYGAWYFFILIVISSYTANLAAFLTLQNIPTTINSVDDLASQTEILYGTVKDSAVEAFFAFSDVDVYRKMSKQMQIEREDAMVENSSYGIDRSRDWETFGDYIFIWDSPVLEYFAGLKPCTARIIGRTFYKRGYGITMPKGVPYLEDFTLEILKLRDNGWITQKSVKWLTTSNCPSSAASSETVSITVRQLAGVFVISGAFICVAILAAIVQRYIVGYKVFSLKEAEGKSKDECILHKPSLSEDDAADQITSV, encoded by the exons ATGACTGTTTCTGCCGCCGCGTTGCTGCTTTTTCctgttcttttttcgtctcaGTCGTCGGCTTCAGCACTGAAAAGCACGCCTGTGATCCACATCG TTACGGACAATGAGGACagcgtctttctctctcacctTGACTTGATTTTGGAGAGAATACAGGGCAGCTTTCCGATACAAACGACTCGAAGCCACAAAG ATTGTTCCGTTCCGAATGATTCGGCTCTTTCGCTGCATTTTACGACTACCTGTTTGCCGTCCGGCTATACGTCTCTTCCTGTCCTATCAGTTGCATCTGGGGAAAGGCGGTGGCTGGTTGGAATGGGGAATCTGGGCGTGGGCCAAATAAGGGCAGCCTTCGCATTAGCTAGCCACAGCAGATGGAAGAGACTAGAACTTTGgaccgacgatgacgacg TTATACCACTCTTCCTGCGCTTGGCATCGGATTCCTCGTCGGGATCGACTATTCGTCACCTGCGGACCCTGAACGAGACGAAGCGCTCGCTACCAAATACATATGATGCAGAAGCCATCATCGTTCACTGCTTGAGTTCCTCTTGCTTCAAAACATTCCAAATG ATGTGTTCCGCGTGGAGCGATGCAAATGTGAAATGGATCTATACGGAAGATGTCACCCGATTATTA GCATCGAAGAAGCAGTTTCGGTTTCCTGTTTATTCGTTTGGACTAGAACGAGTGTTTCCTCAGCACGATTGGCTCACGCAGCAGAAGAACATCTCAGACGCGTGCGGATGCTTGCTGTCGAGATGTCCGGCAGATTTCACCCAATGGACAGCG GCAACACAAGCTGATGTGTACGACAGTATCCTTTTCTTGAATCGTCTTGCGGATTACCgtacgtcgtcgctgtcgactCGCGTGATAAGAAAAATTGCGGAAGAG GTTAGTCCATTGGCTGCAGGCGGTTCTATTGAATTGAACAATGACTTGAAAGGAAGACTTTATAATAATTACAACGTGATAGATTTAGCAGATCAGTTTCTTTCTAAG GTTGGAATCCAtggagaaaaaggattttcTTCGACTAAGGAGAGAAGTAAAAGAGCTGCATTCAATTTTCCGAATTGTACTGCAGTGAAAGGACCTCCGTATCATTTTCGAATTGGCACAATAGAG GAACCACCATTACTGTTTTACAACAAAAACGGCAGCTTCACGGGACTAATTGTTGATTTGCTGGACAAACTAGGAGACGCCATGGGCTTCACTTACGAACTTGTTGTGGCTTCCGATGGTAAATACGGAACTTTTACTGAGCATGCTGATGGTAGTCCTACCACCGCTAACGGTCTAGTGAGCGACGTCGCAAATTGC AGAGTGGACATTGGTGCTGCCGCCATGGCAATAACTGCCGATCGGGAAAAGTACATAGAATTCACGAAGCCTTGGATGGATTACGGATTGACTCTTCTTGGACCAAATCCTCGTCCTGTGGATCCTGGCCTATTGTCATTTTCTGATCCTTTCACTCCTGAAACGTGGCTAGCAATTGTTGGCCTACTTCTAGTGGTGTCCGTACTACTACCTATTCTTCAATACGTTGCTCCTAAAGAACtgcaaaacgaagacgaggaaacTCACATTCTTCCGTCATTCCTTGACAAACTATACAATTCATTTTGGTTCTTCTTTACAACTGCTATGCAACAAGGACCAGACGGTGCCTTTTTTCTGCCCGGAAAACTTCTCTACGGTGCCTGGTATTTTTTCATTCTTATAGTCATTTCCTCATACACCGCCAATCTGGCTGCTTTTCTTACTCTCCAAAACATTCCTACTACGATTAACTCTGTCGACGACTTGGCATCTCAGACCGAAATTCTCTACGGCACCGTCAAAGACTCGGCAGTGGAAgcctttttcgctttttctgaCGTTGACGTCTATCGAAAAATGAGTAAACAGATGCAGattgaaagagaagacgcAATGGTGGAAAACAGTTCATATGGAATAGATCGCTCACGGGATTGGGAAACTTTCGGCGATTACATTTTCATATGGGACTCGCCTGTGTTAGAATACTTTGCAGGTTTGAAACCGTGCACCGCGCGAATAATAGGACGCACGTTCTACAAAAGAGGCTACGGTATCACTATGCCAAAGGGCGTGCCATATCTCGAAGATTTCACACTGGAAATATTGAAACTTCGCGACAATGGGTGGATTACGCAGAAATCTGTAAAGTGGCTAACGACATCTAATTGCCCAAGCAGTGCCGCAAGTTCGGAAACTGTTTCTATAACTGTGCGGCAGTTGGCTGGCGTGTTTGTCATTTCGGGCGCATTCATTTGTGTTGCGATTTTGGCAGCTATCGTGCAAAGATACATCGTCGGTTACAAAGTCTTCAGTTTGAAAGAAGCTGAAGGGAAGTCAAAAGATGAG TGCATACTGCATAAGCCTTCTCTTTCTGAAGACGATGCTGCAGATCAAATCACAAGCGTGTAG
- the LOC136200345 gene encoding glutamate receptor ionotropic, kainate 2-like isoform X1 produces the protein MTIFATILLLYSVLLSSQSPGLALKSTPVIDIVTDNEDSVFLSHLDSILKRIESSFPVLIQTTRRSHEVCSVPNDSALSLHFTATCLPFGYTSLPVLSVASGERRRLVGMGNLGEGQIRVAFAFAIHSRWQKVELWTDDDDVVPLFLRLASNSSSGSTIRHLGALNEKIRSPSNIHNAEAIIVHCLSSSCFKTFQMMWSAWSDTNVKWIYTEDVTRFLYLQAAKKQFWHPVYAFGLERVFPQHDWLTQQKNISDACGRLLSRCPAGLTQWTAATQADVYDSILFLNRLADYRTSALSNHMIRSIAKELSPLAAGGPIELNNDLRGRLYTNYKVIDLADPFLSTVGVHEEKGFSSTKERSKRAASEFPNCTAVKGPPYHFRIGTIEEPPFLFYDKSDGGFEGLIVDLLDKLGEIMDFTYELVDASDGKYGTFTEYADGSPTTANGLVSDVANCKVDIGAAAMAITADREKYIDFTKPWMDYGLTLLGPKPHPVDPSLLSFSDPFTPGTWLAILALLLVMTVLLPILQYVAPKELQNEDQETRVLPSFVDKLYNSFWFFFTTAMQQGPDGAFFLPGKLLYGAWYFFILIIVSSYTANLAAFLTLQNIPTTINSVDDLASQTEILYGTVKDSAVEAFFVASDVDVYHKMSKHMQIERDRAMVENSSYGIDRARDWETFGDYVFIWDSPVLEYFAGLQPCTARIIGRTFYKKGYGIAMPKGMPYHDDFTLEILKLRENGWIAKESVKWLTTTDCPSSVVISETDSITVRQLAGVFLISGAFICTAILAAIVQRCLVRYKCFNLKKSEESSKEPEKPSRSEDNVANQYSKSTLL, from the exons atgacgatttttgccacGATATTGCTGCTTTATtctgttcttctttcgtctcaGTCACCGGGTTTAGCGCTGAAGAGCACGCCTGTGATCGATATCG TTACGGACAATGAGGACAgtgtctttctctctcacctTGACTCAATTTTGAAGAGAATAGAGAGCAGCTTTCCAGTATTGATTcaaacgacgcgaagaagCCACGAAG TTTGTTCCGTTCCGAACGATTCGGCTCTTTCGCTACATTTCACGGCTACCTGTTTGCCGTTTGGCTATACGTCTCTTCCTGTCCTATCAGTTGCATCCGGAGAAAGGCGGCGACTGGTTGGAATGGGGAATCTAGGCGAGGGCCAAATAAGGGTAGCCTTCGCATTCGCTATCCACAGCAGATGGCAAAAAGTAGAACTTTGgaccgacgatgacgacg TTGTACCACTCTTCTTGCGTTTGGCATCGAATTCCTCGTCGGGATCGACTATTCGTCACCTGGGGGCACTCAACGAGAAGATCCGCTCGCCATCGAATATACACAATGCAGAAGCCATCATCGTTCACTGTTTGAGTTCCTCTTGCTTCAAAACATTCCAAATG ATGTGGTCCGCGTGGAGCGATACAAACGTGAAATGGATCTATACAGAGGACGTCACCAGATTCTTA TATCTTCAGGCGGCGAAGAAGCAGTTTTGGCATCCGGTTTATGCATTTGGACTAGAACGAGTGTTTCCTCAGCACGATTGGCTCACGCAGCAGAAGAACATCTCAGACGCATGCGGACGCTTGCTGTCGAGATGTCCGGCAGGTCTCACGCAATGGACAGCG GCAACACAAGCCGATGTGTACGACAGTATCCTTTTCTTGAATCGTCTTGCGGATTACCGTACGTCGGCGTTGTCGAATCACATGATAAGAAGTATTGCGAAAGAG CTCAGTCCGTTGGCTGCAGGCGGTCCTATTGAATTGAACAACGACTTGAGAGGAAGACTGTATACTAATTACAAAGTGATTGATTTGGCAGATCCGTTTCTGTCTACG GTTGGAGtacacgaagaaaaaggattcTCTTCAACTAAGGAGCGAAGTAAAAGAGCTGCATCTGAATTTCCGAATTGTACTGCAGTTAAAGGACCTCCGTATCATTTTCGAATTGGCACAATAGAG GAACCGCCATTCTTGTTTTATGACAAAAGCGACGGCGGTTTCGAGGGATTAATTGTTGATTTGCTGGACAAACTAGGAGAGATAATGGACTTCACTTACGAACTTGTTGATGCTTCCGATGGTAAATACGGAACATTTACTGAGTATGCTGATGGTAGTCCTACCACCGCTAATGGTCTAGTGAGCGACGTCGCAAATTGC aaaGTGGATATTGGTGCCGCTGCCATGGCAATAACTGCCGATCGGGAAAAGTACATAGACTTCACGAAACCTTGGATGGATTACGGATTGACTCTTCTTGGACCAAAGCCTCATCCTGTCGATCCTAGTTTATTGTCCTTTTCTGATCCTTTCACTCCTGGAACTTGGCTAGCAATTTTGGCTCTACTTCTAGTGATGACCGTACTACTACCTATTCTTCAATACGTTGCTCCTAAAGAACTACAAAATGAAGATCAGGAAACTCGCGTTCTTCCATCTTTTGTCGACAAACTATACAATTCATTTTGGTTCTTCTTTACAACTGCTATGCAACAAGGACCAGACGGTGCCTTTTTTCTGCCCGGTAAACTTCTCTACGGTGCCTGGTACTTTTTCATTCTTATCATCGTTTCCTCGTACACCGCCAATCTGGCTGCATTTCTTACTCTCCAAAACATTCCTACCACAATTAACTCTGTGGACGACTTGGCATCTCAGACCGAAATTCTCTACGGTACCGTCAAAGACTCGGCAGTGGAAgcctttttcgtcgcttctgaCGTTGACGTGTATCACAAAATGAGTAAACACATGCAGATTGAAAGAGATCGCGCGATGGTGGAAAACAGTTCATATGGAATTGATCGCGCACGGGATTGGGAGACTTTCGGCGACTACGTTTTCATATGGGACTCACCTGTGTTAGAATACTTCGCAGGTCTGCAACCGTGCACAGCGCGAATAATAGGACGCACGTTCTACAAAAAAGGCTACGGTATCGCTATGCCGAAAGGCATGCCATATCACGACGATTTCACACTGGAAATATTGAAACTTCGCGAAAATGGGTGGATTGCGAAGGAGTCCGTAAAGTGGCTAACGACGACCGATTGTCCAAGCAGTGTTGTCATTTCGGAAACTGATTCTATAACTGTGCGGCAGTTGGCCGGCGTGTTTCTTATTTCAGGTGCATTTATTTGCACTGCGATTTTGGCAGCCATCGTGCAAAGATGCTTAGTTCGTTACAAGTGcttcaatttgaaaaaaagcgaGGAGAGTTCAAAAGAG CCTGAGAAACCTTCTCGTTCTGAAGACAATGTCGCAAATCAGTACAGCAAAAGTACATTACTGTAG
- the LOC136200345 gene encoding glutamate receptor ionotropic, kainate 2-like isoform X2, which yields MTVFAATLLLFPLLLSSQSPGLALKSTPVIHIVTDYDDSVFLSHLDSILKRIESSFPVLIQTTRRSHEDCSVPNDSALSLHFTTTCLPFGYTSLPVLSFASGERRRLVGMGNLGEGQIRVAFAFAIHSRWQKVELWTDDDDVVPLFLRLTSDSSSGSTIRHLGALNEKIRSPSNIHNAEAIIVHCLSSSCFKTFQMMWSAWSDTNVKWIYTEDVTRFLYLQVAKKHPVYAFGLERVFPQHDWFTQQNNISDACGRLLSRCPAGLTQWTATTQADVYDSILFLNRLADYRTSELSTHMIRKIAKELSPLAAGGPIELNNDLRGRLYTNYNVIDLADPFLSTVGVREEKGFSSTKERSKRAASEFPNCTAVKGPPYHFRIGTIEEPPFLFYDKNDGGFEGLIVDLLDKLGEIMDFTYELVDSSDGKYGTFTEYADGSPTTANGLVSDVANCRVDIGAAAMAITADREKYIDFTKPWMDYGLTLLGPKPHPVDPSLLSFSDPFTPETWLAILALLLVMTVLLPILQYVAPKELQNEDQETRVLPSFVDKLYNSFWFFFTTAMQQGPDGAFFLPGKLLYGAWYFFILIIVSSYTANLAAFLTLQNIPTTINSVDDLASQTEILYGTVKDSAVEAFFVASDVDVYHKMSKHMQIERDRAMVENSSYGIDRARDWETFGDYVFIWDSPVLEYFAGLQPCTARIIGRTFYKKGYGIAMPKGMPYHDDFTLEILKLRENGWIAKESVKWLTTTDCPNSVVISETDSITVRQLAGVFVISGAFICVAILAAILQRCIVGYKVFSLKEAEGESKDGILHKPSHSEDDAADQITSV from the exons ATGACTGTTTTTGCCGCCACGTTGCtgctttttcctcttcttctttcgtctcaGTCGCCGGGTTTAGCGCTGAAGAGCACGCCTGTGATCCATATAG TTACGGACTATGATGACAgtgtctttctctctcacctTGACTCAATTCTTAAGAGAATAGAGAGCAGCTTTCCAGTATTGATTcaaacgacgcgaagaagCCACGAAG ATTGTTCCGTTCCGAATGATTCGGCTCTTTCGCTACATTTCACGACTACCTGTTTGCCGTTTGGCTATACGTCTCTTCCTGTCCTATCATTTGCATCTGGGGAAAGGCGGCGGCTGGTCGGAATGGGGAATTTAGGCGAGGGCCAAATAAGGGTAGCCTTCGCGTTCGCTATCCACAGCAGATGGCAAAAAGTAGAACTTtggaccgacgacgacgacg TTGTACCACTCTTCTTGCGTTTGACATCGGATTCCTCGTCGGGATCGACTATTCGTCACCTTGGTGCACTCAACGAGAAGATCCGCTCGCCATCGAATATACACAATGCAGAAGCCATCATCGTTCACTGTTTGAGTTCCTCTTGCTTCAAAACATTCCAAATG ATGTGGTCCGCGTGGAGCGATACAAACGTGAAATGGATCTATACAGAGGACGTCACCAGATTCTTA TATCTTCAGGTGGCGAAGAAGCATCCGGTTTATGCATTTGGACTAGAACGAGTGTTTCCTCAGCACGATTGGTTCACGCAGCAGAATAATATCTCAGACGCGTGCGGACGCTTGCTGTCGAGATGTCCGGCAGGTCTCACGCAATGGACAGCG ACAACACAAGCTGATGTGTACGACAGTATCCTTTTCTTGAATCGTCTTGCGGATTACCGTACGTCGGAGCTGTCGACTCACATGAtaagaaaaattgcaaaagaG CTCAGTCCGTTGGCTGCAGGCGGTCCTATTGAATTGAACAACGACTTGAGAGGAAGACTGTATACTAATTACAACGTGATTGATTTGGCAGATCCGTTTCTGTCCACG GTTGGAGtacgcgaagaaaaaggattcTCTTCAACTAAGGAGCGAAGTAAAAGAGCTGCATCTGAATTTCCGAATTGTACTGCAGTTAAAGGACCTCCGTATCATTTTCGAATTGGCACAATAGAG GAACCGCCATTCTTGTTTTacgacaaaaacgacggcggcttcgagGGATTAATTGTTGATTTGCTGGACAAACTAGGAGAGATAATGGACTTCACTTACGAACTTGTTGATTCTTCCGATGGTAAATACGGAACATTTACTGAGTATGCTGATGGTAGTCCTACCACCGCTAATGGTTTGGTGAGCGATGTCGCAAATTGC AGAGTGGATATTGGTGCCGCTGCCATGGCAATAACTGCCGATCGGGAAAAGTACATAGACTTCACGAAACCTTGGATGGATTACGGATTGACTCTTCTTGGACCAAAGCCTCATCCTGTCGATCCTAGTTTATTGTCATTTTCCGATCCTTTCACTCCTGAAACGTGGCTAGCAATTTTGGCTCTACTTCTAGTGATGACCGTACTACTACCTATTCTTCAATACGTTGCTCCTAAAGAACTACAAAACGAAGATCAGGAAACTCGCGTTCTTCCATCTTTTGTCGACAAACTATACAATTCATTTTGGTTCTTCTTTACAACTGCTATGCAACAAGGACCAGACGGTGCCTTTTTTCTGCCCGGTAAACTTCTCTACGGTGCCTGGTACTTTTTCATTCTTATCATCGTTTCCTCGTACACCGCCAATCTGGCTGCATTTCTTACTCTCCAAAACATTCCTACCACAATTAACTCTGTGGACGACTTGGCATCTCAGACCGAAATTCTCTACGGTACCGTCAAAGACTCGGCAGTGGAAgcctttttcgtcgcttctgaCGTTGACGTGTATCACAAAATGAGTAAACACATGCAGATTGAAAGAGATCGCGCGATGGTGGAAAACAGTTCATATGGAATTGATCGCGCACGGGATTGGGAGACTTTCGGCGACTACGTTTTCATATGGGACTCACCTGTGTTAGAATACTTCGCAGGTCTGCAACCGTGCACAGCGCGAATAATAGGACGCACGTTCTACAAAAAAGGCTACGGTATCGCTATGCCGAAAGGCATGCCATATCACGACGATTTCACACTGGAAATATTGAAACTTCGCGAAAATGGGTGGATTGCGAAGGAGTCCGTAAAGTGGCTAACGACGACCGATTGTCCAAACAGTGTTGTCATTTCGGAAACTGATTCTATAACTGTGCGGCAGTTGGCCGGCGTATTTGTCATTTCGGGCGCATTCATTTGTGTTGCGATTTTGGCAGCCATTCTACAAAGATGCATTGTCGGTTACAAAGTCTTCAGTTTGAAAGAAGCTGAAGGGGAGTCAAAAGAT GGCATATTGCATAAGCCTTCTCATTCTGAAGACGATGCTGCAGATCAAATCACAAGCGTGTAG
- the LOC136200342 gene encoding glutamate receptor 1-like produces the protein MTFFGTTLLLFPVLLSSQSPGLALKSAPVIHIVTDNENSVFLSHLDSILKRIESSFPVSIQTTRRSHEDCSVPNDSALSLHFTTSCLPFGYTSLPVLSVASGERRQLVGMGNLGEGQIRAAFAFAMHSRWKKVELWTDDDDVIPIFSRLALGFSSTIRHLGALNEKICLLSNKHDSEAIVVHCLSSSCFRAFRMMCSSWNDANVTWIYTEDVTRLLAAKKQFCHPVSAFGLERVFPQHDWLTQQKNVSYACEDLLSRCPADLTQWTTATQADVYDSILFLNRLSDFRASSLSTRIIRKVAKEISPLAASGPIELKNDLRGRLYNRYNVIDMADPFFSKVGIHGEQGFSPTRTQSKRAAFKDHSNFPSCTAVKGPPYHFRIGTIQEEPLLFINDVTGSYDGLIVDLLNKLGETMDFTYELLEISDGKYGTFTEYDDGSPTTANGLVSDVANCKVDIGAAAMAITANRQKYIDLTKPWMDYGLTLLGPNPHPVDPSLLSFLYPFTPGTWLAIGGLLLTVTILLPILQCVAPKELQNKGQKTCIIPSFLNKLYNSFWFFFTTAMQQGPDGAFFLPEKLLYGAWYFFILIVVSSYTANLAAFLTLQNIPTTINSVDDLAAQTEILYGTVKHSAVEDFFAFSGVDVYRKMSKFMQIERHRSMVRNSSDGIQRGKDWKTFGDYIFIWDSPVLEYFAGLPPCTTRIIGRTFYKRGYGIAMPKGMPYREDFTLEILKLRDNGWIAKKSVKWLTTTACPSTVISSETDSISVRQLAGVFVISGAFICVAILAAIVQRCLVFYKIFSLKEAEGDSKDNPSHSQDDVADQETSVSVTLAACCMTLR, from the exons ATGACTTTTTTTGGCACCACATTGCTGCTTTTTcctgttcttctttcgtctcaGTCACCGGGTTTAGCGCTAAAGAGCGCGCCTGTGATCCATATCG TTACGGACAATGAGAACAgtgtctttctctctcacctTGACTCAATTTTGAAGAGAATAGAGAGCAGCTTTCCAGTATCGATTCAAACAACTCGGAGAAGCCACGAAG ATTGTTCCGTTCCGAATGATTCGGCTCTTTCGTTGCATTTCACGACTAGCTGTTTGCCGTTTGGCTATACGTCTCTTCCTGTCCTATCAGTTGCATCTGGGGAAAGACGACAGCTGGTCGGAATGGGAAATCTGGGCGAGGGCCAAATAAGGGCAGCCTTCGCATTCGCTATGCACAGCAGATGGAAAAAAGTAGAACTTTGgaccgacgatgacgacg TTATAccgattttctcgcgtttGGCATTGGGTTTCTCGTCTACTATTCGTCACCTGGGGGCACTGAACGAGAAGATCTGCTTGCTATCAAATAAACATGATTCAGAAGCCATCGTTGTTCACTGCTTGAGTTCTTCTTGTTTCAGAGCATTCCGAATG ATGTGTTCCTCATGGAATGATGCAAATGTGACATGGATCTATACAGAGGATGTTACCAGATTATTA GCGGCGAAGAAGCAGTTCTGCCATCCCGTTTCTGCTTTTGGACTAGAACGAGTGTTTCCTCAGCACGATTGGCTCACGCAGCAGAAGAACGTCTCATACGCGTGCGAAGACTTACTGTCGAGATGTCCGGCAGATCTCACGCAATGGACAACG GCAACACAAGCCGACGTGTACGACAGTATTCTTTTCTTGAATCGTCTCTCCGATTTCcgtgcgtcgtcgctgtctaCTCGTATCATTAGAAAAGTTGCGAAGGAA ATTAGTCCATTGGCTGCAAGCGGACCCATTGAATTGAAGAACGACTTGAGAGGGAGACTGTATAATCGTTACAACGTGATTGATATGGCAGATCCGTTTTTTTCCAAG GTTGGAATCCATGGAGAACAAGGATTTTCTCCAACTAGGACGCAAAGTAAAAGAGCTGCATTCAAAGATCACTCCAACTTTCCAAGTTGTACTGCAGTTAAAGGACCTCCTTACCATTTTCGAATTGGTACAATACAG GAAGAGCCGTTATTGTTTATTAATGACGTTACTGGAAGCTACGACGGATTAATTGTTGACCTACTTAACAAACTAGGAGAAACTATGGACTTCACGTACGAACTTCTTGAGATTTCTGATGGTAAATACGGAACCTTTACGGAATATGATGATGGTAGTCCTACCACCGCTAACGGTCTAGTGAGCGACGTCGCAAATTGC AAAGTGGACATTGGTGCCGCTGCCATGGCCATAACTGCTAATCGGCAAAAGTACATTGACTTAACAAAACCTTGGATGGATTACGGATTGACTCTTCTTGGGCCAAATCCTCATCCTGTAGATCCTAGCTTATTGTCATTTCTTTATCCTTTTACTCCTGGAACGTGGCTAGCAATTGGCGGTTTACTTCTAACGGTGACCATACTACTACCTATTCTTCAATGCGTCGCTCCTAAAGAACTGCAAAACAAAGGCCAGAAAACTTGCATTATTCCATCATTCCTCAACAAACTTTACAATTCATTTTGGTTCTTCTTTACAACTGCAATGCAACAAGGACCAGACGGTGCCTTTTTTCTGCCCGAAAAACTTCTCTACGGCGCCTggtatttttttattctcatcgtcgtttcctcgtACACCGCCAATCTGGCCGCTTTTCTTACTCTCCAAAACATTCCTACTACGATTAACTCTGTGGACGACTTAGCAGCTCAGACCGAAATTCTCTACGGCACCGTCAAACACTCGGCAGTGGAagacttcttcgctttttctgGCGTTGACGTCTATCGCAAAATGAGTAAATTTATGCAGATTGAAAGACATCGCTCAATGGTGAGAAACAGTTCTGATGGAATACAACGCGGGAAAGATTGGAAAACGTTTGGCGATTACATTTTCATATGGGACTCACCTGTGTTGGAATACTTCGCAGGTCTGCCACCGTGCACAACGCGAATAATAGGACGCACGTTCTACAAAAGAGGCTACGGTATCGCTATGCCAAAGGGCATGCCCTATCGCGAAGACTTCACTTTGGAAATACTAAAACTTCGCGACAATGGGTGGATTGCAAAGAAGTCCGTGAAGTGGTTGACGACAACCGCTTGCCCAAGCACTGTTATAAGTTCGGAAACTGATTCAATATCTGTGCGACAGTTGGCTGGCGTGTTTGTCATTTCAGGTGCATTCATTTGTGTTGCAATTTTGGCAGCCATCGTGCAAAGATGTCTTGTCTTTTACAAAATCTTTAGTTTGAAAGAAGCTGAAGGGGATTCAAAAGAT AATCCTTCTCATTCTCAAGACGATGTTGCAGACCAAGAAACAAGCGT TTCAGTGACTTTGGCGGCTTGTTGCATGACTCTGCGCTGA